In Treponema sp. OMZ 798, the following proteins share a genomic window:
- a CDS encoding valine--tRNA ligase has translation MSEKLQAIELEKSYNPKEFEERIYSFWEANKCFRPVKKKTGKNTFTVVIPPPNVTGVLHVGHALDETLQDVIVRYHRMKGDETLWIPGTDHAGIATQSVVEKKLKAEGKTRHDLGREAFVEKVWEVKNEHHSIITKQLRKMGVSVDWERERFTLDEGLSQAVREVFVSLYEKGLIYQGNYLVNWCPSCGTAISDDEVEHEDRKGGMYHIYYELADGAVLQNEEGEKITRIEIATTRPETLLGDTAVAVHPEDPRYASIIGKEVILPLANRKIPVIADSYVDREFGTGVVKITPAHDPNDWEVGRRHNLPVLNILNPDGTLNEAVPEKYRGLSPEKARKAVIEDLEALGLFKNEEKIKHAVGCCYRCHTTIEPYVSKQWFVKMQPLAEKALDAWKKGEVVFYPQKWENTYAHWMNNIRDWCISRQLWWGHRIPVWYCADCGKTIVSRTDITECPHCKSKNIKQDEDVLDTWFSSWLWPFSTLGWPEKTEDLERFFPTSALVTGHDIIFFWVARMIMASLQFTGKAPFKDIFIHGLVRDKQGRKMSKSLGNGIDPLVAIEEFGADAMKFTLTFMCGSQSQDFLIDMESFKLGSKFANKVWNASRYILGNLAGRTIVPVSRDALKELDRWIYHELNEAAQVVRTSLDSYRYNEAAQKVYEFFWNNFCDWYVEGTKLSFKYGDEKEKDRAASVLLAVLEESLRLLHPFLAFVTEEIYSKLPKNCAEGALARAEILMTSDYPEEKKERIDEAASIRFRTMQEIVRNIRALRAECGIDPQVKLKVSIYIEKDSPAEAARENAELIKMLSGLSDLDFISSLTEKPASSIGVVGAGFEAFLITGDSIDIEQLKKRFEKELEKNEQNASKIDLKLKNENFVKNAPSEVLEGEKEKLTEFLRRIEKLKGYLQGM, from the coding sequence ATGAGCGAAAAATTGCAGGCGATTGAATTGGAAAAATCTTATAATCCTAAAGAATTTGAAGAGCGTATTTATTCCTTTTGGGAAGCCAATAAGTGCTTTAGGCCGGTAAAAAAGAAAACAGGCAAAAATACCTTTACGGTCGTCATTCCGCCTCCCAATGTTACGGGCGTTCTCCATGTAGGCCATGCCCTCGATGAAACCTTGCAGGATGTAATTGTCCGCTATCACCGCATGAAGGGGGATGAAACTCTTTGGATTCCCGGAACCGATCATGCAGGTATCGCAACCCAATCCGTTGTAGAAAAAAAATTGAAGGCTGAAGGCAAGACGAGGCACGATCTAGGAAGGGAAGCCTTTGTAGAAAAGGTTTGGGAAGTTAAAAATGAGCATCACTCGATAATAACAAAACAGCTCCGCAAAATGGGCGTTTCGGTTGACTGGGAAAGAGAACGCTTTACATTGGATGAAGGCCTCTCTCAGGCTGTAAGGGAAGTCTTTGTTTCTCTTTATGAAAAGGGGCTCATCTATCAGGGAAACTACCTTGTAAACTGGTGCCCCTCATGCGGTACGGCAATTTCCGATGATGAGGTTGAACATGAAGACAGAAAGGGCGGCATGTACCATATTTATTACGAATTGGCTGACGGGGCAGTTTTACAAAATGAAGAAGGCGAAAAAATAACAAGAATCGAAATTGCGACCACCCGCCCCGAAACCCTCTTGGGAGATACAGCCGTTGCAGTTCACCCCGAAGATCCCCGCTATGCTTCCATCATAGGGAAGGAAGTAATTCTTCCTCTCGCAAATAGAAAGATTCCTGTTATTGCCGATTCTTATGTTGACAGGGAATTCGGAACCGGTGTTGTAAAGATAACTCCTGCCCATGACCCCAATGACTGGGAAGTAGGCAGGAGACATAATCTTCCGGTTCTCAATATCTTAAACCCTGACGGAACCTTGAACGAGGCTGTTCCGGAAAAATACCGCGGCCTTTCACCTGAAAAAGCCCGCAAGGCCGTTATCGAAGATTTGGAAGCCTTGGGGCTTTTTAAAAATGAAGAAAAAATAAAGCACGCTGTAGGCTGCTGCTACCGCTGTCACACAACTATAGAGCCCTATGTTTCAAAACAATGGTTTGTAAAGATGCAGCCCCTGGCCGAAAAAGCCCTAGATGCATGGAAAAAAGGCGAGGTGGTTTTTTATCCTCAAAAATGGGAAAACACTTACGCTCACTGGATGAACAATATCCGTGACTGGTGTATTTCCCGTCAGCTTTGGTGGGGACACCGTATTCCTGTTTGGTATTGCGCCGATTGCGGCAAAACAATAGTAAGCCGCACAGATATTACGGAATGTCCTCACTGTAAGTCAAAAAACATAAAACAAGATGAAGACGTTTTAGACACTTGGTTTTCAAGCTGGCTTTGGCCCTTTTCGACCCTCGGCTGGCCTGAAAAAACGGAAGACCTTGAACGCTTTTTCCCTACATCTGCCCTTGTTACGGGACACGATATAATCTTCTTTTGGGTCGCGAGAATGATAATGGCTTCCTTACAGTTTACCGGGAAGGCTCCGTTTAAAGATATTTTTATCCACGGCTTGGTTAGGGATAAACAGGGCCGCAAGATGAGTAAGAGCTTAGGGAACGGAATTGATCCCCTTGTAGCCATCGAAGAGTTCGGGGCTGATGCCATGAAGTTTACTCTTACCTTTATGTGCGGCTCCCAAAGTCAGGATTTTTTAATCGACATGGAAAGTTTTAAACTCGGCTCGAAATTTGCAAACAAGGTTTGGAATGCTTCGCGCTATATTTTAGGAAACCTTGCAGGAAGAACCATTGTGCCTGTAAGCCGAGATGCTTTAAAAGAACTTGACCGCTGGATTTATCACGAGCTTAACGAGGCTGCCCAAGTTGTAAGGACAAGCCTTGATTCTTACCGCTACAATGAGGCGGCTCAAAAGGTTTACGAATTCTTTTGGAATAATTTTTGCGATTGGTATGTTGAAGGAACCAAGCTTTCGTTTAAATACGGGGACGAAAAAGAGAAGGATAGGGCAGCCTCGGTGCTCCTTGCCGTCTTGGAAGAATCCTTACGCCTCCTTCACCCCTTTTTAGCCTTTGTTACAGAAGAGATTTATTCCAAGCTGCCTAAAAATTGTGCTGAAGGCGCCTTAGCCCGTGCCGAAATTTTAATGACATCGGATTACCCTGAAGAAAAAAAAGAGCGCATAGACGAGGCTGCTTCCATCCGCTTTAGAACCATGCAGGAAATAGTCCGCAACATCAGGGCTTTACGCGCCGAATGCGGCATAGACCCTCAAGTTAAGCTTAAAGTTTCTATTTATATTGAAAAAGATTCTCCTGCCGAAGCCGCCCGTGAAAATGCCGAACTAATTAAAATGCTTTCAGGACTTTCCGATTTGGATTTTATTTCTTCTCTTACTGAAAAACCGGCTTCCTCAATCGGTGTAGTGGGAGCGGGCTTTGAAGCCTTTTTGATAACGGGAGACTCAATCGATATCGAACAGCTAAAAAAGAGGTTTGAAAAAGAGCTTGAAAAAAATGAGCAAAATGCTTCAAAGATAGATTTAAAACTCAAAAACGAGAATTTTGTCAAAAACGCTCCGAGCGAAGTCCTCGAAGGCGAAAAAGAAAAGCTTACAGAATTTTTACGCCGTATCGAAAAACTTAAAGGCTATTTACAGGGAATGTAA
- a CDS encoding NCS2 family permease yields MERFFKLKEHNTTVRTEVIAGITTFLAMAYILAVNPGILSEAGMDRGAVFTATALSAAIATLAMGFLANLPVALASGMGLNAFFTYGVVIGLGYSPSTALTAVFLEGVLFILLSLVNVREAIVKSIPINLKKAVAAGIGIFITFIAFQNSGIIVDNPATLVGLGEFTWGSPAVLALIGLIITCALFILRVPGAILIGILVTTIIGIPLKITVPFGGWEGWSPLSLPAAPAMFNFEFSNVLSFKFFIVFVSFLFVDIFDTVGTLVGVATQANLVDKDGNIPKIKQAFLSDAIGTVVGAALGTSTVTSYVESTAGVAAGGKTGLTSVVTALMFIVALLFSPIFLLIPAAATAPALIMVGFLMMTQAGEINYKDPTEGIPAFLTMIMMPFTYSVAEGIVYGVLAYVILKSIKGKFKEIPLITWILFVIFMLRFFVKF; encoded by the coding sequence ATGGAAAGATTTTTTAAACTTAAAGAGCACAATACTACCGTGCGCACCGAAGTCATTGCAGGTATTACTACCTTTTTGGCAATGGCTTATATTTTGGCCGTAAATCCGGGAATTTTAAGTGAAGCCGGAATGGATAGAGGTGCCGTTTTTACTGCAACCGCTCTGTCCGCCGCTATTGCAACCCTCGCCATGGGCTTTTTAGCTAATCTGCCTGTAGCCCTCGCTTCAGGAATGGGGTTAAATGCCTTTTTCACATATGGAGTTGTTATAGGTTTAGGTTATTCCCCGTCTACGGCATTAACTGCCGTTTTTTTAGAAGGCGTTCTTTTTATTTTGCTTTCGCTTGTAAACGTCCGTGAAGCCATTGTAAAATCCATACCGATTAATCTTAAAAAGGCTGTTGCTGCAGGTATCGGTATCTTTATTACCTTTATTGCCTTTCAAAATTCAGGCATAATTGTTGATAATCCTGCAACCCTCGTAGGACTTGGTGAATTCACTTGGGGCTCCCCTGCAGTTTTAGCTCTTATCGGTTTAATTATAACCTGTGCTCTTTTTATTTTAAGGGTACCGGGAGCGATCTTAATAGGTATTTTAGTTACAACCATAATAGGTATTCCCTTAAAGATTACCGTTCCCTTCGGAGGCTGGGAAGGCTGGTCTCCTTTAAGTCTGCCTGCAGCTCCTGCAATGTTCAATTTTGAATTTTCAAATGTGCTTTCTTTTAAATTCTTTATTGTATTTGTTTCATTCCTCTTTGTAGATATTTTTGATACGGTCGGAACCCTCGTCGGTGTTGCAACTCAGGCAAACCTTGTAGATAAGGATGGAAATATTCCTAAGATTAAACAAGCCTTTTTATCTGATGCTATCGGAACGGTAGTAGGCGCCGCCCTTGGAACCTCAACAGTAACAAGTTATGTAGAAAGTACCGCCGGTGTTGCTGCCGGAGGAAAAACAGGTTTAACCTCTGTGGTTACAGCCCTTATGTTCATCGTTGCCTTGTTGTTTTCTCCGATTTTCTTGTTGATTCCTGCTGCGGCTACTGCTCCTGCCTTGATAATGGTAGGCTTTTTGATGATGACACAGGCCGGTGAAATCAATTATAAGGATCCTACAGAGGGTATACCCGCATTCTTAACAATGATTATGATGCCCTTTACCTATAGCGTTGCTGAAGGTATCGTATACGGCGTTTTGGCCTATGTTATCTTAAAATCAATTAAGGGTAAATTCAAGGAAATACCTCTTATTACCTGGATCTTATTTGTAATCTTCATGTTAAGATTTTTTGTTAAATTCTAA